One genomic window of Columba livia isolate bColLiv1 breed racing homer chromosome 9, bColLiv1.pat.W.v2, whole genome shotgun sequence includes the following:
- the DBR1 gene encoding lariat debranching enzyme codes for MKVAVAGCCHGALDKMYETLELLQRRHNVRPDLLLCCGDFQAVRNEADLRCMAVPAKYRHMQTFYRYYSGEKKAPVLTVFIGGNHEASNHLQELPYGGWVAPNIYYLGYAGVVRFRGVRIGGISGIFKSHDYRKGHFECPPYNQQTIRSAYHVRNIEVFKLKQLKRPIDIFMSHDWPRSIYHYGNKKQLLKMKSFFRQEVESNTLGSPAASELLQHLKPTYWFSAHLHVKFAAFMQHETNSKEELPKATKFLALDKCLPHRDFLQIVDIEHDPNAGDSLEYDAEWIAVLKATNSLVNVTQSSWNMPENNGLHAKWDYSATEEAIKEVLEELNHDLKIPCNFTLTAACYDPSKPQKNMEPVHIINPQTTEFCAQFGLTDINDRIHQAKEEGSVRGENEEEEEEEEMDSTGSAEEPSEYNTDNSGLSSINPDEIMLDDEGGDEDLSTCSVDPSPDHPPDFSASFSDIRIMPDSMAVSSDDAMDSTNEELEKSGVTKQVEEKSLTERPLKRIGGNENGDSGIKKIKRRNQAIYAAEDEDKTE; via the exons ATGAAGGTGGCGGTGGCCGGGTGCTGCCATGGCGCCCTGGACAAGATGTACGAGacgctggagctgctgcagcggCGGCACAACGTGCGGCCcgacctgctgctctgctgcggCGACTTCCAGGCCGTGCGCAATGAGGCGGACCTGCGCTGCATGGCCGTGCCCGCCAAGTACCGCCACATGCAGACGTTCTACCG GTACTACTCCGGCGAGAAGAAGGCTCCGGTGCTCACGGTGTTCATCGGCGGGAACCACGAGGCGTCCAACCACCTGCAGGAGCTGCCGTACGGCGGCTGGGTGGCACCCAACATCTACTATCTCG GTTATGCGGGCGTGGTGCGGTTCCGCGGCGTGAGGATCGGCGGCATCTCGGGCATCTTCAAGTCTCACGACTACCGGAAAG GCCACTTTGAGTGTCCACCATACAACCAGCAAACCATCAGAAGCGCTTACCATGTGAGGAATATCGAAGTCTTCAAACTCAAGCAG TTGAAGCGTCCAATTGATATATTTATGTCACATGACTGGCCCAGGAGCATATATCACTATGGAAACAAGAAACAGCTTCTTAAAATGAAATCCTTCTTCCGCCAAGAAGTGGAGAGCAACACCTTGGGAAGCCCTGCTGCTTCTGAGCTTCTGCAGCATCTGAAACCCACGTACTGGTTCTCAGCACATCTTCATGTTAAATTTGCAGCTTTCATGCAACACGAG ACAAACTCCAAAGAAGAGCTACCAAAAGCAACCAAGTTTTTGGCTCTGGATAAATGCCTGCCACACAGAGACTTTCTGCAG ATAGTAGACATAGAACATGATCCCAATGCAGGCGACTCACTGGAGTATGATGCTGAGTGGATTGCAGTCCTCAAGGCCACCAACAGCCTTGTTAATGTGACTCAGAGCTCATGGAATATGCCTGAAAATAATGGCCTCCATGCAAA GTGGGATTACAGCGCAACAGAAGAAGCCATCAAAGAGGTTTTAGAAGAGCTGAATCATGACCTCAAAATTCCTTGTAACTTCACATTGACAGCTGCTTGTTATGATCCCAGCAAGCCCCAAAAAAACATGGAACCAGTTCATATCATCAATCCACAGACCACTGAGTTTTGTGCCCAGTTCGGCCTCACTGACATCAATGACAGGATTCATCAAGCTAAAGAAGAGGGCTCAGTACGAGGTGaaaatgaagaggaggaggaggaagaggagatggACAGTACTGGCTCAGCAGAGGAACCCAGTGAATATAATACAGATAATTCTGGACTTTCATCCATTAATCCAGACGAAATAATGCTGGATGACGAGGGTGGTGATGAAGACTTGAGTACATGTTCTGTAGATCCTTCCCCTGATCATCCTCCTGACTTCTCTGCAAGTTTTTCTGACATCCGGATCATGCCAGACTCCATGGCAGTATCATCTGATGATGCTATGGACTCCACTAACGAGGAACTGGAGAAATCTGGTGTGACTAAGCAGGTGGAAGAGAAGAGCTTAACCGAGAGACCATTAAAGCGCATTGGTGGTAATGAAAATGGGGACAgtggcattaaaaaaattaagagaagGAATCAAGCTATCTATGCTGCAGAGGATGAGGATAAAACAGAATAA